The proteins below come from a single Aegilops tauschii subsp. strangulata cultivar AL8/78 chromosome 6, Aet v6.0, whole genome shotgun sequence genomic window:
- the LOC109759160 gene encoding senescence-specific cysteine protease SAG39-like, which translates to MAIPKSLIIGLLGCLCFYSSVLAAREINDDLSMVARHESWMAQYNRVYKDATEKAYRFEVFKANVRFIESFNAENHKFYLGINQFIDLTNEEFKGTKANKGYKPSLQRVPTGFRYENLSLDALPATVDWRTKGAVTPIKDQGQCGCCWAFSAVAATEGIVKLKTGKLISLSEQELVDCDDHGEDQGCEGGLMDDAFKFIIKNGGLTTESNYPYTAADDKCKSGTNDAATIKSYEDVPANNEGALMQAVASQPVSVAVDGGDMTFQFYKGGVMTGSCGTDLDHGIAAIGYGKTSDGTKYWLLKNSWGTTWGENGYLRMEKDITDKRGMCGLAMEPSYPTS; encoded by the exons ATGGCCatcccaaaatctttgatcattgGCCTCCTCGGATGCCTTTGCTTCTATAGTTCGGTCCTAGCAGCTCGCGAGATCAACGATGACTTGTCGATGGTGGCAAGGCATGAGAGTTGGATGGCGCAGTACAACCGTGTGTACAAAGATGCTACTGAGAAGGCATACCGATTTGAGGTCTTCAAGGCCAATGTCAGGTTCATTGAGTCGTTTAACGCCGAGAATCACAAGTTCTATTTGGGCATCAATCAGTTCATCGACCTCACCAATGAGGAGTTCAAGGGGACAAAGGCTAACAAGGGGTACAAACCAAGCTTGCAGCGGGTTCCTACTGGATTCAGGTACGAGAATCTAAGTCTCGATGCACTTCCGGCAACCGTAGACTGGAGGACCAAAGGTGCAGTCACTCCCATCAAGGACCAGGGCCAATGTG GTTGTTGTTGGGCTTTTTCTGCTGTCGCTGCTACAGAGGGCATCGTTAAACTCAAAACCGGCAAGCTTATCTCACTGTCGGAGCAAGAGTTGGTGGATTGTGATGACCATGGTGAAGACCAAGGTTGCGAAGGAGGTCTCATGGATGATGCCTTTAAGTTCATAATCAAGAATGGTGGTCTCACCACTGAGTCCAACTACCCATATACTGCGGCAGATGACAAGTGCAAGAGTGGAACCAATGATGCCGCAACCATCAAAAGCTATGAGGATGTTCCAGCCAACAACGAGGGAGCCCTCATGCAAGCCGTCGCAAGTCAACCTGTCTCAGTGGCCGTAGATGGAGGAGATATGACATTCCAGTTTTACAAAGGTGGGGTAATGACTGGCTCATGTGGCACTGATCTAGACCATGGAATTGCAGCTATTGGTTATGGCAAGACCAGCGATGGCACAAAGTATTGGTTGTTAAAGAACTCATGGGGAACAACATGGGGCGAGAACGGATATTTAAGAATGGAGAAGGACATTACCGACAAGAGGGGCATGTGTGGCCTTGCGATGGAGCCTTCTTACCCCACTTCATAG